In Mycobacterium pseudokansasii, the genomic stretch GCCGGAGATGGAAGCTACCAGCGGTCCTCGACCTTTGTCATGGGCAGCCCCTTGCTGATGGCCGGAATGCTGGCGGCGCAAGGGGTTGCCAATAGTCGACGCCGTAAGCAGGCCCAGCGTGATGAAGTCCCACAATGGCGCGAACAGCGCCCGTGCACTGTCATCGTCACCGATGAGCGGCTGATGTGCAGTCGCTCAGACGGGACGTTCACCGACTTCTGGTTCGGCTACGTCACCGAGTTCTATCCCGACTTGCATTCGCGCACAGTGACCTTCGCCTACGGTGAGCGCTGCGTGCCGCTGCAGCTGGCGGGCCCGGCCACTGTGGCGATCGCACTGTGGTCCGCCCAAGCGCTACACGGGTCGGCCTGGGTCAACGACATCCGTCTGCATCCGTTGCTCTCGGGCGGGTCCGGGGTGTCCACGCTGACGTCGCGGCCAGCGATCGGCGCTGTTAGATGAGACCGGCCGCGCCAGCTTAAGAGTGCGACGCCCACCACGCGTAGAGGTTGTTGAGCGCTGCCCCGTCGGGGGTCGGTGCTGATTCCACGACGGCCAAAAACCGGTCGGGGTCGAAGGTCCAGGCGATCAGTGGTCGTCCGTCGGTGGCGATGCCACAGAAAAGTGTGCCTTTGGGTGTCGCCGGGTCGGCGAGGTGCCGCCAGGGTCCAGGGGACTGCATGTTGCCTGGGCACACCACAGTTGTTGCGGTTGCGATGACATGTGCCAATGCGTCCTGCAGTGATTGTGTGTCGCGTGCCAACGAGTAGGTCCCCGAGATCGGGCCACCGGGATCTTGATTGGGTCCGCAACTCATGATGACCTCTGCGCTTGGGTTCGTGGGAGCCTGTGAGTTGCACGCGCCAGGCGGATACCCATTGGGCAGCAAAATCTTTCGTGGTGAAGGTGCTGACGTGTGGGTCGTCGGGGGAGGGCTGGCCCTCACCGTGCGGTCGTCGTGGCCGGAAGGCGCCAGCCAGGCCAGCACCACCGTAACGAGGACTGCCACCGCGGCACCGCCCAGCAGGACCATCGACCGCTTGGACCCAGGGTGGTGGGCTGGCCTGCTCGACGGGACCGGCGTCACTGATACACGCGGCGGCAGGGGGGTGGTCGGTGAAGGACGGGGGGAGGGGCTCAAGGCGTGCGTGGCCGCAGCGGCAAACTCGCCGGCCGTGGTGTAACGATCCGCGGGACGTTTAGCGAGCGCCTTGGACATGACCTCGTCGAGCGCCGGGGGAGCCCAGGGCAGGAGCGCTGAGAGCTTTGGAGCGGCTTGCTCCACATGCGCGTGGGCCATGGCCGCGGCAGTGGAGTACCCAGGGAACGGGACTGAGCCGGTCAGGAGTCGAAAGAACGTGCACCCAAGCGAATACACATCAGCGCGCCCGTCGATGGCGGTCTCGCCGGTGATCACCTCCGGTGCGGTGTAGGCGAAACTAGCAACGAGAGCGCCTCCAGGCTCGCGCTCCGATGTCGCCGATACGACCTCGGCTGCGCCAAAGTCGGCGAGGACGACCCGTTCCCGCCCATCCGGGCGCCCACCCAGCAGGATGTTCGACGGCTTGACGTCCTGATGAACGATCCCGCACCTGTGGGCGTAGTCCAGTACCTCGGCCACCTCGTTGACCACCCGTAGTGCACGCACAGGGGTCATCGAACCGGCCTGCAATGCGGCCTCGGCAGTGGTGCCCTCGACGTACTGCATCGCGATCCACAACTGACCGTCCTGGGTTTCGCCGCGAGCGTAGATCGCCACGACGTTCGGGTGTGCCAGCCGAGCGGTGGTCTGACCCTCCCGCTCGAAGCGAGCGCGGATTTCGGGATTGCCAGCCAGTTCCAGGGGTAGCACTTTGAGCGCCGCCCACTGGCCCAAGACGGAGTGCCACCCCAGGTACACCAGGCTCATACCGCCGCGACCCAAGACGCGGTCGATACGGTAGCCGGCAATCTCATCGGGCTGGTCGGGCACCGACTCAGGCTCGCTCACCTGCAAACCTCCCACCGGCGTTTCTACCATCGAACGCGAACTGTACGGAATCCGTGGCCGCCTCGCTCAAAGCCCGCTACCCCTACTGACTACCTTTAACGCCCGGGGATCCACACCCGCTGTGCTCGATTGGAGCTGCAGTAAATAGCTTGCCTGCCAATGTAATTCGTAAGCGTTCCTAGGATATCGGGGTCGCGGTGAGCGAGGACCGCTCGATCATCGGCAGAAGTAATCCCTACCCGCATGTACGGATACCGTCCAAGCGCCGGGTGAAGAACTCCGGTCGAGTCGAGATCGACGTTATAGAAGGTGAGTGCCCTTGTCGGCCATTGCAAGGACTGAACTGTGGGTAGCTCTGGCACGCATTGCCCGTCGTAGACGACGATCGCCGGCGGTCGGTCCGCAGCCATCAGTGACGCTTGGCTGACAGTGCGGGCGATTTCGTACCTTGGGTACTGTTGTCCGCTGTAGTCACAGATGCTCATCTCCATCCCGTTGCTGCGGCCGAACATGACACCGCTAAGAAGATCGCAGGCAAACCGGTCGGGCTCGGCAACGTCGGGCCCAGCTTTGGGGTCGTAGAACTTTTGCCAAAACGCCGTGAACCGGGCGTCGAAATCCCGTGCGTAGGGGTCAGTACCTTGACGTTTCAGCTCGGTCAAGGTGGCGAAAGTATCTTCACCAAAGGCGACAACGGCAAGAAATGTATAGCCAGCCTGCAAGGGTGTTGTGGGAACGTGCGGGCGTATCTGCAGCAACTCGGCTGCCAGGCGTTTGGCATCGCTGAGAGTGGTGATCCCAAGAAGCGGGTCGATGGCGATTGGGGACGCAGACGCCAACTCTGGACGGTTAGTGCCGATCCGAAACCACTCCACCTTGTTCTGCCCGAGTCCCTCAGCCATGTGTCCCAAGGCCAGATTCCGCAGCTTGCACAGGGTCTCGTCGTCTGCGACTTCGGAGTCGATTGTCGTGACGCCGTGGCGGGCCAGCACCATTGGGTACAGCACGTCGAAGCCCAGATTCGTCAAAACCGGCCCCTCGAGGTAGCACGGCTTTCCTGTGTCAGGAAAGAAACCCAGATACGCTGCCCCTATCTGCGAGTCGCGTTCGGCGTGCCGGTACAGCGCGGCGAATGTCTTTGTCGCAGAACCAACGACGTGCTCCGGTTGGCCGAAATAGTCCAGTAGAGCCCTACGGTCGTGCTCGTCGCCGGCCAAGGCCTGTGGTTGTTCAAACGTCTGCTGATAAACCCCAAGTTCGGCCACCGCCTGCGTATATCCCGTTGGCCAGCCATAGGCATGATCGAACATGAACAACACAGCGGAGCTAACTTCGGGCTCGTCGCCCTTTTCCAGTGCGGCCTGCAGCTGGCGGTGAGGGCCGCCCGCGTCGGCGACGCTTTGTTGGCTGAAATGGAAATACTCCCGCGTGTCCTTCAAGAAACCCGCGAAGGCCGGTGTGTTCGGTGTTCCGGAAGCCATGCCCCCTATCTTGCAACTAACATTCCCTAACATGCAACATGTTTTTGATGTTTTGGTGGGCGGTTCGGTGAGGAAGTGCAAATACCGGTCCGGCCTACCTCGGCGGTTCCCCCCGAAGCCGGGACTACTGCAACGAACTACTCCTGCAATCGGATTTGGACTGTGCTGTCCCGGACATGAGCCAAGGCGCTCCGCGCGTCGTCGAGGTGGACGTAGGCCGTCGCCTGGCCGTAGAAGCGGGGATGTCCTGGCAATGGCCTGCATCCGACGCGGACCCAGTCTGGGTCGATGTCCTCGCTGCAGAGGAGTCGACGGGTCGACTTGGCGGTCGCAGCCAGTGCTGGCATGACAACGAGCCCGCTGGTCGTGGGTAACATCGTGTGGATCGTCTCAGCGATTGCCCACGGTCTCATCAGCGACTCGCCCGGCAGACGGGTATCCATGGTCGCATCCAGCACCAACAGCACCGTGCTAATCGGCATTCCTGCGGTGAAGTCGTCGTCTTCGTCCAGCTCTGGAGTGAGCCACTCGTGGTCGAAAAGCTCAGTGAAGACTTCCGCGCGCGGCCCGTAGAGCGGCAGCACCTCCCGGGGGCCTTCGTACCCGGCGCGCAGAATGAGGAACTGTACGGTACCGACGACGACCTCGCGGGCATTGCCGCGGGCATCAAGGTGTGACAGGCGAAGCTCGGCGCGCCACTCCTTGCACGCCGAGAGTGTGGACCAAGTGTCCGCACTCTCGTAATGCATTCGCGCAGCGCCGAACTCAAGCGTGGCGCTACCGACCGTGTGTGTGACATCGGCGCCGTCGGGGACGTAGTCGTAAAGGAATGCGGTCAGGTCGGTGCTAGTGATAGTCGGTTCTCGCCGCAAGGCATCCGATGGGGCGAGCCTGATTGCGTCCTGGGCTTGCGTCATGGCGCGGTGATTGTCATCGTGCACATTCCCACGTTACGACCTCAGCGCCGACTAGATCCCGCACCACCACTTACCCGCCGCGACGAGTTCGCGAAACGCGCGATGACCAGGGAGGGTTTGCAGGCGCTGCGCACGACGCTCGGCGAGGCGGCCCGCGGCGGTTGTTGAGACGCCGGTCCTGGGGCCCCCACTCCGAGACGTATTTCTTGGCGAGGGTCGGCCGATCACGATCCAGCCCAAAGCTGCTCGTCAAAACCGGTTGCACCGCATGTCATTTTGTCACGTGACATATTCCTTTCGCTATTTCAACCTATGGCGACTTGAACACGTCGTGATCCCCGACGCGCCGCCATCGGCACCGCAATTCGCCATCGACGGTGACGAACTCGAATGTCGCGCGACCGTCTGGGCTGGAAAATGACCATGTCATCTCCAGGACGCCGGGAGCGCTCTGCACTGTCTTCACGCGAAGTGCTCGCGGCCAGGGCGTCGCCGGATTTGCGGCGTAGGCGTCGCATGCAGCTATGAACTTCGTCTTTACTACGTTCAAAAAAGCAGCGCGGTGCTCGGGCTTGAGCCGGCGCACGTCGCCGTCGAACGCCGGGGTGGTTTCGAACTTCACGGCGACGGCGAGACCTCGGCCGCCGCGTCGTCTGACCTGGCCTCGTCGTCGAGCTGATCCAGGTGCGCCATAAAGGATTCGCTGCCGTCGTGAACAGTGACACGTCCGGCCGCGACGTGCTCGTCGACTTCCTTTTCGCGTTGCTGCCAGCGATCCTGCCAGAACCAGCGCTGATCAGCGGGGACCGGGAGGGCTGGCCGAAGCTCTAAGACACCGTCTTCACGTTCGGTGATCTCGACCTGAGCGCCGGACTCATCGAGATGCAGTCGGCGCCGAACGTCCGCCGGTAGCGCCACGACGCCTCGGGCCTGGACCGCCACGAACCCATGAAATGTCATATCTCAAGTATGCACGATTACGTCAATACGGCAAAGACGTATTGCTGTTTTGCAGTAATACTGCCGATAATAGTGATTATGTCAACTGACAGTTTGCACTAGCGTATACTGAGAGTTGACACCATCGCATCGTCGCAGAATACTTGCCGGCATGGCAACCCCTCGCCTCGTCGAGCTGATCGACCGCTACAGGAACTCCCACGGGGTCAGCGAGGCCGAGCTTGCTCGCCGGATCGGCGTCACGCGGGAGAATCTGCGTAAATGGCGAACCAACGGTGTCCGCAGGCTGCCGGAACGCGACAATCTCGCTGCGGTTGCCCGGGTTACCGGACGCGCGTACCGCGACGTCCTCTCGGCCGCTCTGTTTGACACCGGCTATCTCACCGTCGAGCATCCCGCGCAACCGCGGCCCTACACGGAGGTCCTCCAGGACGCCATCGCCGTCCTCACCGAAGCTACCCGGTTAACCAATCAGCCTATACGCCAAGCTAGTTCGGGCGGGTGGGAACCCAACCCAGATCCCCGCGCGGCACTGCCGATCGACTGGGCGGAGTTCGTCACCCTTGCGCTGGCCGGCGCTGCCGCCAACGTCGGCGGCGTCGAGGCCGCGCTAGCCGGTCGCGCCGGCTCCTGGGAAG encodes the following:
- a CDS encoding serine/threonine-protein kinase, which gives rise to MSEPESVPDQPDEIAGYRIDRVLGRGGMSLVYLGWHSVLGQWAALKVLPLELAGNPEIRARFEREGQTTARLAHPNVVAIYARGETQDGQLWIAMQYVEGTTAEAALQAGSMTPVRALRVVNEVAEVLDYAHRCGIVHQDVKPSNILLGGRPDGRERVVLADFGAAEVVSATSEREPGGALVASFAYTAPEVITGETAIDGRADVYSLGCTFFRLLTGSVPFPGYSTAAAMAHAHVEQAAPKLSALLPWAPPALDEVMSKALAKRPADRYTTAGEFAAAATHALSPSPRPSPTTPLPPRVSVTPVPSSRPAHHPGSKRSMVLLGGAAVAVLVTVVLAWLAPSGHDDRTVRASPPPTTHTSAPSPRKILLPNGYPPGACNSQAPTNPSAEVIMSCGPNQDPGGPISGTYSLARDTQSLQDALAHVIATATTVVCPGNMQSPGPWRHLADPATPKGTLFCGIATDGRPLIAWTFDPDRFLAVVESAPTPDGAALNNLYAWWASHS
- a CDS encoding AbrB/MazE/SpoVT family DNA-binding domain-containing protein, whose amino-acid sequence is MTFHGFVAVQARGVVALPADVRRRLHLDESGAQVEITEREDGVLELRPALPVPADQRWFWQDRWQQREKEVDEHVAAGRVTVHDGSESFMAHLDQLDDEARSDDAAAEVSPSP